In one window of Lewinellaceae bacterium DNA:
- a CDS encoding DUF4271 domain-containing protein produces the protein MRLTISKLTLIIVILTVVAGQAQNPFDIKRKDTTQKKETVKPVKSPLETATKPVTTKPADTTGKKPVNQDTVTQKKDSKANIPAGQNPFDLNARPSDPNGAVRPPNLTTKQETPGILQDTATPKIIQSPAADTAINPSGQSKSIFEITKKDQKDEAKDKAVTGNQENKKETNKQVETYFERITGSLSFWVLFICLLGVTAVVNLNRSFMAELTQSLISENFFRLTYREFSKGISQYLHIALYLVFFLQGALFINFILRYWSNFELSYWWILIIFGALYFTKHFVLWLLASLFPVEKETAQYSFSTMQFNIFLGLILFAINWLLAFGPANLHNGLILTGIGAFVVLYLLRQFRGLLIGVRLASLYKFQFFLYLCAIEIGPILLIYRQISLQLFS, from the coding sequence GTGCGATTGACCATCAGTAAACTTACTTTAATCATCGTTATTCTGACAGTGGTTGCTGGACAGGCACAGAATCCATTTGACATTAAGCGCAAAGATACCACCCAGAAGAAGGAGACCGTCAAGCCGGTAAAATCGCCGTTGGAAACGGCTACCAAACCAGTAACGACCAAACCAGCGGATACCACCGGTAAGAAGCCGGTCAATCAAGATACGGTAACGCAGAAAAAAGACTCTAAAGCGAACATTCCTGCCGGCCAGAATCCGTTTGACCTGAATGCCCGTCCGTCGGACCCCAATGGAGCTGTGCGTCCTCCGAATCTGACCACAAAGCAAGAAACGCCAGGCATCCTGCAGGATACAGCCACCCCGAAGATCATCCAGTCACCGGCCGCGGATACCGCGATCAATCCATCCGGACAAAGCAAGTCCATTTTTGAGATCACCAAAAAAGATCAGAAAGACGAGGCTAAAGACAAAGCAGTGACCGGTAATCAGGAAAACAAGAAAGAAACCAATAAACAGGTTGAAACGTACTTTGAACGGATTACTGGCAGCCTTTCTTTCTGGGTGTTGTTTATATGCCTGCTGGGGGTGACAGCCGTAGTAAATCTCAACCGGTCCTTCATGGCTGAGTTGACACAATCACTGATCAGCGAGAACTTTTTCAGACTGACCTATCGCGAGTTTAGTAAAGGGATATCCCAGTATTTGCACATTGCACTCTACCTGGTCTTCTTCCTGCAGGGAGCGTTGTTTATCAACTTCATCCTGCGGTATTGGAGCAATTTTGAGCTTTCATACTGGTGGATACTGATCATCTTCGGAGCCCTGTATTTTACCAAACACTTTGTTCTTTGGCTCCTGGCTTCGTTGTTTCCGGTCGAAAAGGAAACGGCACAATACAGTTTTTCGACGATGCAGTTCAATATCTTTTTAGGATTGATCCTGTTTGCGATCAACTGGTTGTTGGCATTCGGGCCGGCAAATTTGCATAACGGATTGATTCTTACCGGGATCGGAGCATTTGTTGTTTTGTATCTGTTGCGCCAATTCCGGGGACTCCTGATTGGTGTTAGATTGGCATCACTATATAAGTTTCAATTTTTTCTTTACCTTTGCGCGATCGAAATCGGACCTATATTATTGATTTATAGGCAGATCTCGCTGCAATTATTTTCCTAA
- a CDS encoding CoA pyrophosphatase: MASTPDISVIRAIENHLQTTSLPGEAAHQKMSIRHRIPSFQHAHPPKEASVLLLLYPGGEDWEVIYTKRTDTAGDRHKGQISFPGGRREAGDADALATALRETEEEIGVAANAITPLGALTSLYIPVSNFQVQPFVGFLRETPQFQLDPIEIERIISIPLYYLQTEGVVKRTAITVRGQYSLPDVPYFDLHGEVMWGATAMITAEFLEVIG; this comes from the coding sequence ATGGCATCAACGCCTGACATATCCGTAATCCGGGCAATTGAAAATCATTTGCAGACAACCTCACTGCCTGGAGAAGCGGCGCACCAAAAGATGTCAATAAGACATCGTATCCCGTCATTTCAGCATGCACACCCACCTAAGGAAGCTTCGGTACTTCTGTTATTGTATCCCGGTGGTGAAGATTGGGAAGTTATCTATACCAAGCGTACAGATACGGCAGGTGACCGCCATAAAGGGCAAATCAGTTTTCCCGGCGGGCGCCGGGAAGCAGGTGATGCAGATGCCCTGGCCACCGCATTACGTGAGACCGAAGAGGAGATCGGTGTGGCAGCAAACGCCATCACACCCCTAGGTGCGCTTACTTCATTGTACATTCCCGTAAGTAACTTCCAGGTACAGCCATTCGTAGGCTTTTTAAGGGAAACACCGCAATTTCAGTTGGATCCCATAGAAATCGAACGCATCATCTCCATACCATTGTATTACCTGCAGACAGAAGGGGTCGTCAAACGAACGGCAATTACGGTCAGGGGACAATACTCGTTGCCGGATGTACCTTATTTTGACTTACATGGTGAAGTGATGTGGGGAGCGACTGCAATGATAACGGCTGAGTTTCTGGAAGTAATTGGCTAA
- a CDS encoding uroporphyrinogen-III synthase produces the protein MSGNVKTEKLKEVKTILISQPQPSNKSPYHELETRYGITIDFRPFIHVEPVSEKEFRKQRIRLDEYECVIFTSKNAIENFFRLSEETRVKVSAETKYFCLSEAIANYLQKFIIYRKRKVFVGRKTIEDLTSSILKHKSGNRFLLPCSNLGALPVVEFLKKSQINFVESMMYRTVSSDLSDLADIKYDILVFFSPLGIQSLYENFPDFSQDETRIAVFGNSTSRAVEERGLTINIQAPVPDAPSMPMALENYIKLSNKV, from the coding sequence ATGTCGGGAAATGTTAAGACTGAAAAATTGAAGGAAGTTAAAACCATTTTAATTTCTCAACCGCAGCCCAGCAATAAGTCTCCATATCATGAACTGGAGACGCGATATGGGATCACGATTGATTTCAGACCTTTTATCCATGTCGAGCCGGTCTCTGAGAAAGAGTTCCGCAAGCAGCGCATCCGGCTGGATGAATACGAATGTGTCATCTTCACCAGTAAGAATGCCATTGAGAATTTCTTCAGACTTTCTGAAGAGACCCGGGTGAAAGTCTCTGCGGAAACCAAATATTTCTGCCTTTCAGAGGCCATAGCCAACTACCTTCAGAAGTTCATCATCTATCGCAAACGCAAAGTTTTCGTAGGACGGAAGACCATTGAAGACCTTACCTCTTCCATTCTAAAGCACAAATCCGGCAACCGGTTTTTGTTGCCTTGTTCCAATTTGGGTGCCCTGCCGGTGGTAGAGTTTTTGAAAAAAAGTCAGATCAACTTTGTCGAGTCCATGATGTACCGTACGGTAAGCAGTGACCTGTCAGACCTGGCGGACATCAAGTATGACATTCTGGTCTTCTTTTCCCCATTGGGTATTCAATCCCTATATGAGAACTTCCCGGATTTTTCACAGGATGAGACCCGGATCGCCGTCTTTGGGAACAGCACTTCCAGGGCTGTGGAGGAGCGTGGACTGACCATCAACATTCAAGCTCCGGTTCCGGATGCTCCGTCTATGCCCATGGCACTTGAGAACTACATCAAACTTTCCAATAAGGTTTAA